One Cellulomonas sp. Y8 DNA segment encodes these proteins:
- a CDS encoding DUF3488 and transglutaminase-like domain-containing protein, with amino-acid sequence MSGGAALRRGWRSPAATALTAVATCTALGSLSGLLAGGTWVLHAVLAVAGAALVVGGTRSLTRSTWLPSLVGLVVAAYALLAFYATPPGGNPLLVGPGTIQHTGQLLQQAAQLIETSVVPMAVWPPVELILVAAAVLVFLAADLLAVGCGMPALTGIAYVAMWTPAVVLGFPGSTWALAATGFCYLLLLALAQPPVSRDRTGRRAGVVLAGAAGLVAVTLAAGPAVSAVPAWSWVDLPDVGTGAVGPVRLADDLDLRESLRDQSSQVVLSYTVERVDDEAEGPAATASLVGPLRSFTLRDFDGRSWQREPADDLAEWDPDGLLASDPSLVGAAPDGGRGTLTDVQVRIGALREQRLPVSTFPRTVQIDGPWTYDAARDEVVSRSRTEAGSGYEMLVEVPDLSPDLLRAATGDVPEDVQTYLEVPETEHGDDLRALAVELTDDAATPYDQALALQTYFRDGTQFRYDTSIEPGDSDDAVWDFLQSRRGYCVQFATSMTVLARTLGIPARLGVGFLPGELGTDRTYRVTGADAHAWPELYFPGTGWVRFEPTPAVQTGPPPSWSNPFSAAAPTTAPTAGAPQTTSTPSAAATTAAPQDQGGLPGVVANPRTRGPLIAVVALLVVATALAAVLAVRRRRRPALRLAPEVAWRRLRDRLRRAGITWSDSRTPRQAVAAIRSQVQARRSRPLGPEADRALVALAAALERERYAPDPVDDDPEELQAWVAAVLTDVSTRAAGDRPAAGTRPAEA; translated from the coding sequence GTGAGCGGCGGCGCGGCCCTGCGTCGCGGGTGGCGCTCCCCCGCCGCCACCGCGCTGACCGCCGTCGCGACCTGCACCGCGCTCGGTTCGCTGTCCGGGCTGCTCGCCGGCGGCACCTGGGTGCTGCACGCGGTGCTCGCCGTCGCCGGCGCCGCGCTCGTCGTGGGCGGCACCCGAAGCCTCACCCGCTCCACCTGGCTGCCGTCGCTCGTCGGGCTCGTGGTCGCCGCGTACGCGCTGCTGGCCTTCTACGCCACGCCCCCGGGCGGCAACCCGCTCCTGGTCGGGCCCGGCACGATCCAGCACACCGGCCAGCTCCTGCAGCAGGCGGCCCAGCTCATCGAGACCTCGGTCGTGCCGATGGCGGTGTGGCCGCCCGTCGAGCTCATCCTCGTCGCCGCGGCGGTCCTGGTCTTCCTCGCGGCCGACCTGCTCGCCGTCGGGTGCGGCATGCCCGCGCTCACCGGCATCGCCTACGTCGCCATGTGGACCCCGGCCGTCGTCCTCGGCTTCCCCGGCAGCACCTGGGCGCTCGCCGCGACCGGGTTCTGCTACCTGCTGCTGCTGGCGCTCGCGCAGCCGCCGGTGTCGCGCGACCGCACCGGACGGCGCGCCGGCGTCGTGCTGGCCGGCGCCGCGGGGCTCGTCGCCGTGACGCTCGCCGCCGGCCCGGCGGTGTCCGCCGTGCCCGCGTGGTCGTGGGTCGACCTGCCGGACGTCGGGACCGGCGCGGTCGGCCCGGTCCGGCTCGCCGACGACCTCGACCTGCGCGAGAGCCTCCGCGACCAGTCGTCGCAGGTCGTGCTCAGCTACACCGTCGAGCGCGTCGACGACGAGGCCGAGGGGCCTGCCGCCACCGCGTCGCTGGTCGGGCCGCTGCGGTCGTTCACCCTGCGCGACTTCGACGGCCGGTCCTGGCAGCGCGAGCCCGCCGACGACCTGGCCGAGTGGGACCCCGACGGGCTGCTCGCCTCCGACCCGTCGCTGGTCGGCGCGGCTCCGGACGGCGGCCGCGGCACCCTCACCGACGTCCAGGTCCGGATCGGCGCCCTCCGCGAGCAGCGCCTGCCCGTCAGCACGTTCCCGCGCACGGTGCAGATCGACGGGCCGTGGACCTACGACGCCGCCCGGGACGAGGTGGTCAGCCGGAGCCGCACCGAGGCGGGCAGCGGCTACGAGATGCTCGTCGAGGTCCCCGACCTCAGCCCGGACCTGCTGCGCGCCGCGACCGGCGACGTACCGGAGGACGTCCAGACCTACCTCGAGGTCCCCGAGACCGAGCACGGCGACGACCTGCGCGCCCTCGCCGTCGAGCTCACCGACGACGCGGCCACCCCCTACGACCAGGCGCTCGCCCTGCAGACCTACTTCCGGGACGGCACCCAGTTCCGGTACGACACCTCGATCGAGCCGGGCGACAGCGACGACGCCGTGTGGGACTTCCTGCAGAGCCGCCGCGGGTACTGCGTCCAGTTCGCGACCTCGATGACGGTCCTCGCGCGCACCCTCGGCATCCCGGCGCGGCTCGGGGTCGGCTTCCTGCCCGGCGAGCTCGGCACCGACCGCACCTACCGGGTCACCGGCGCGGACGCGCACGCCTGGCCCGAGCTGTACTTCCCCGGCACGGGCTGGGTCCGGTTCGAGCCGACCCCCGCGGTGCAGACCGGCCCGCCGCCGTCCTGGAGCAACCCGTTCAGCGCCGCCGCCCCGACGACCGCCCCCACCGCCGGCGCCCCGCAGACCACGAGCACCCCGAGCGCCGCCGCCACCACCGCCGCCCCGCAGGACCAGGGCGGGCTGCCGGGCGTGGTCGCGAACCCGCGCACCCGGGGTCCGCTGATCGCGGTGGTCGCCCTGCTGGTCGTGGCGACCGCCCTCGCCGCCGTGCTGGCGGTGCGCCGACGTCGCCGGCCCGCGCTCCGACTCGCGCCCGAGGTCGCCTGGCGCCGGCTCCGCGACCGGCTCCGGCGCGCGGGCATCACGTGGTCCGACTCCCGCACGCCGCGGCAGGCGGTCGCGGCGATCCGGTCCCAGGTCCAGGCGCGCCGCAGCCGCCCGCTCGGCCCGGAGGCCGACCGCGCGCTGGTGGCGCTGGCGGCCGCGCTGGAGCGCGAGCGCTACGCCCCCGACCCGGTGGACGACGACCCGGAGGAGCTCCAGGCGTGGGTCGCGGCCGTGCTGACCGACGTGAGCACCCGCGCTGCGGGCGACCGACCCGCCGCGGGCACGCGCCCGGCCGAGGCCTGA
- a CDS encoding DUF3040 domain-containing protein — translation MPLSEYEQRVLEQMERQLTSDDPRLANTLTSRGRKPVLRYVLGGIGAVVGLLLLVVGAAASEVWLGVLGFVVMFASVAIAFTRPRRGGGPVGVVRADGSTAPRPAAPKAKKGFMSRMEDRWDKRRDQGR, via the coding sequence ATGCCTCTCTCCGAGTACGAACAACGTGTACTGGAGCAGATGGAGCGTCAGCTCACGTCTGATGATCCCCGGCTCGCGAACACGCTGACATCGCGTGGGCGAAAGCCGGTCCTGCGGTACGTCCTGGGCGGCATCGGTGCCGTCGTAGGGCTGCTGCTCCTGGTGGTGGGCGCTGCGGCGTCCGAGGTGTGGCTCGGCGTGCTGGGCTTCGTCGTCATGTTCGCCTCCGTCGCGATCGCGTTCACGCGCCCGCGTCGCGGTGGCGGGCCGGTCGGCGTCGTCCGGGCCGACGGCAGCACCGCACCGCGCCCTGCGGCCCCCAAGGCCAAGAAGGGCTTCATGTCCCGGATGGAGGACCGCTGGGACAAGCGGCGCGACCAGGGTCGATGA
- the dinB gene encoding DNA polymerase IV codes for MSRGPRSQDAKRDWGTEEDGCSILHVDMDAFFASVELARRPHLRGKPVIVGGSERSVVLAATYEARAFGVHSAMPMAVALRRCPQAIVVPPDHAAYTEVSRSVMQVLHDVTSIVEQVSVDEAFLDVSGARRRLGSPTRIAALIRERVQARHGITCSVGIGATKFVAKLASGHAKPDGVLLVPKAATVDFLRVLPVGALWGVGERTAAALERWGIRTVAELADSDVAVVQRAVGKVAGAHLHDLSWGRDPRPVTPGREEKSIGAEETFAVDVRDMRVVESKALELADRCAGRLRAQRLVARTVAVKIRTSDFRTLSRSRTLAQPTDVGRELYLVARDLLAAADLGGLPVRLVGVRAEGLMPAADVIRQPTLDEVTGSDPDARREAERVMDLVRARFGRAAIGAGTPTVGRSAREVSAGSPAAGERSTSDFATGHLS; via the coding sequence ATGAGCCGGGGCCCGCGGTCGCAGGACGCGAAGCGCGACTGGGGCACCGAGGAGGACGGGTGCTCGATCCTGCACGTCGACATGGACGCGTTCTTCGCCTCCGTGGAGCTCGCGCGGCGGCCGCACCTGCGGGGCAAGCCGGTGATCGTCGGCGGCTCCGAGCGGTCGGTCGTGCTCGCCGCGACGTACGAGGCGCGCGCGTTCGGGGTGCACTCGGCGATGCCGATGGCGGTGGCCCTGCGCCGGTGCCCGCAGGCGATCGTCGTCCCGCCGGACCACGCCGCCTACACCGAGGTGTCGCGCAGCGTCATGCAGGTGCTGCACGACGTGACCTCGATCGTCGAGCAGGTCAGCGTCGACGAGGCGTTCCTGGACGTGAGCGGGGCGCGCCGCCGGCTCGGCAGCCCGACCCGGATCGCCGCGCTCATCCGCGAGCGGGTGCAGGCGCGGCACGGCATCACGTGCTCCGTCGGCATCGGGGCCACCAAGTTCGTGGCCAAGCTCGCGTCCGGGCACGCCAAGCCGGACGGCGTGCTGCTCGTGCCCAAGGCCGCGACCGTCGACTTCCTGCGGGTGCTGCCGGTCGGCGCGCTGTGGGGCGTGGGCGAGCGGACGGCCGCGGCGCTCGAGCGCTGGGGCATCCGCACCGTGGCCGAGCTCGCCGACAGCGACGTGGCCGTGGTGCAGCGCGCGGTCGGCAAGGTCGCCGGCGCGCACCTGCACGACCTCTCCTGGGGGCGGGACCCCCGCCCCGTGACCCCGGGCCGCGAGGAGAAGAGCATCGGCGCGGAGGAGACGTTCGCCGTCGACGTCCGGGACATGCGGGTCGTGGAGAGCAAGGCGCTCGAGCTCGCCGACCGGTGCGCGGGGCGGCTGCGGGCGCAGCGGCTCGTCGCCCGGACCGTCGCCGTGAAGATCCGCACCTCGGACTTCCGGACGCTCAGCCGGTCCCGGACGCTGGCCCAGCCGACCGACGTGGGGCGCGAGCTCTACCTCGTGGCGCGCGACCTCCTCGCCGCCGCGGACCTCGGCGGGCTCCCGGTGCGGCTGGTCGGCGTCCGCGCGGAGGGCCTGATGCCGGCCGCGGACGTCATCCGGCAGCCCACGCTCGACGAGGTGACCGGGTCCGACCCGGACGCCCGGCGCGAGGCCGAGCGGGTGATGGACCTCGTGCGTGCCCGGTTCGGACGGGCCGCGATCGGCGCCGGGACGCCCACCGTGGGGCGGTCCGCGCGCGAGGTGTCGGCAGGGTCACCCGCCGCGGGGGAGCGCTCGACTTCCGACTTCGCCACCGGCCATCTATCCTGA
- a CDS encoding SAV_6107 family HEPN domain-containing protein, with protein sequence MPVKTLRALRSAAPGLSGRTAELLQRADAELVAAQFSSEPWEQFTHAHLAALRAGAAVLAERQPLSARRGPRTVWELLDRVAPEMGRWSAYFAAGAGLRAAVDAGRFDAVSADRAEQVLCHAEDFLDLVRAELESAAVEVEAARAG encoded by the coding sequence ATGCCGGTCAAGACCCTTCGTGCCCTGCGGAGTGCCGCGCCCGGGCTGTCGGGCCGCACGGCAGAGCTGCTGCAGCGCGCGGACGCGGAGCTCGTCGCCGCGCAGTTCTCCTCGGAGCCCTGGGAGCAGTTCACGCACGCGCACCTCGCCGCCCTCCGGGCCGGCGCCGCGGTGCTCGCCGAGCGGCAGCCGCTGTCGGCGCGCCGCGGGCCGCGCACGGTGTGGGAGCTGCTCGACCGGGTCGCCCCGGAGATGGGGCGCTGGTCCGCCTACTTCGCCGCGGGCGCGGGCCTGCGTGCAGCCGTCGACGCCGGACGGTTCGACGCGGTGTCCGCGGATCGCGCCGAGCAGGTGCTCTGCCACGCGGAGGACTTCCTGGACCTGGTCCGGGCCGAGCTGGAGAGCGCTGCGGTCGAGGTCGAGGCGGCGCGCGCCGGATGA
- a CDS encoding spermidine synthase, whose protein sequence is MQRSPDDPDAVTLLVNGVPSSHLDLADPERLDFEYMQQMAAVLDHLPTAGGPFRAVHLGAAGCAMARWAHARFPGARQVAVDLDPVLVALVRDWFDLPRSPALRLRAGEARAELGTLAGASADAVVRDVFAGDRTPAHVTTEEFARDVARVLRPGGVYLANCADRPPLALARAEAATLRAVFRHVGVVAEPAVLRGRRYGNLVLVGTDDPALLADAALARDLRSLPVPARLLVDEELAAFVGRAAPLRDAAPELEPDLAEPDPGA, encoded by the coding sequence GTGCAGCGCTCCCCCGACGACCCGGACGCCGTGACCCTCCTGGTGAACGGCGTGCCGAGCTCGCACCTCGACCTGGCCGACCCGGAGCGCCTCGACTTCGAGTACATGCAGCAGATGGCGGCGGTCCTGGACCACCTCCCGACGGCGGGCGGCCCGTTCCGCGCCGTGCACCTCGGCGCCGCCGGCTGCGCGATGGCGCGGTGGGCGCACGCGCGGTTCCCCGGCGCCCGGCAGGTCGCGGTCGACCTCGACCCGGTCCTCGTGGCCCTGGTCCGCGACTGGTTCGACCTGCCCCGGTCCCCCGCCCTGCGCCTGCGGGCCGGCGAGGCGCGCGCGGAGCTCGGCACGCTCGCCGGCGCTAGCGCGGACGCGGTGGTGCGGGACGTGTTCGCCGGTGACCGCACGCCGGCGCACGTGACGACCGAGGAGTTCGCGCGGGACGTCGCGCGGGTGCTGCGCCCCGGCGGCGTCTACCTGGCGAACTGCGCCGACCGCCCGCCGCTCGCGCTGGCCCGCGCGGAAGCGGCGACGCTCCGCGCGGTGTTCCGGCACGTCGGGGTCGTCGCCGAGCCCGCGGTGCTGCGGGGCCGGCGGTACGGGAACCTCGTGCTCGTCGGCACGGACGACCCCGCGCTGCTCGCGGACGCCGCGCTGGCGCGGGACCTGCGGTCGCTGCCGGTGCCCGCGCGGCTGCTGGTCGACGAGGAGCTCGCGGCCTTCGTCGGGCGCGCCGCTCCGCTGCGCGACGCCGCGCCCGAGCTGGAGCCGGACCTCGCGGAGCCCGACCCGGGCGCCTGA
- a CDS encoding cold-shock protein, with protein MAQGAVKWFNAEKGYGFIAQDGGGADVFVHYSAIDSQGYRSLEEGQRVEFEITQGPKGPQAEKVRPL; from the coding sequence ATGGCACAGGGTGCTGTCAAGTGGTTCAACGCCGAGAAGGGCTACGGCTTCATCGCCCAGGACGGCGGCGGCGCCGACGTCTTCGTGCACTACTCGGCCATCGACTCCCAGGGCTACCGCTCGCTCGAGGAGGGCCAGCGCGTCGAGTTCGAGATCACCCAGGGCCCGAAGGGCCCGCAGGCGGAGAAGGTCCGCCCGCTCTGA
- a CDS encoding proteasome assembly chaperone family protein translates to MLDPSEIYAVDPAVAAEVEARTAGGSGPVLVHAVRGFVDAGGAGRLSAEHLTEQLPTERLATFDVDQLLDYRSRRPTATFEGDHWGEYDEPELAVDLVKDASGVPFLLLHGVEPDVQWERFAAAVRQIVERFDVPLTVGLHGIPMGIPHTRPLSVTAHANRPELVADYTSWFGTVQVPASAGTLLEIRLGQSGHDAMGFAVHVPHYLAQSPFPQASITGLEHVQRAAGLELDLGALTEAASETMLEVERQVEDQPEVQTVVHALEQQYDAFARNIGRPSLLAETAELPTADELGAEFERFLAQQGDEKGPNPGY, encoded by the coding sequence ATGCTGGACCCGAGCGAGATCTACGCCGTCGACCCGGCGGTCGCCGCCGAGGTCGAGGCGCGGACCGCGGGCGGCAGCGGGCCGGTGCTCGTGCACGCCGTGCGCGGCTTCGTGGACGCCGGCGGCGCCGGGCGGCTGTCGGCCGAGCACCTGACCGAGCAGCTCCCGACGGAGCGCCTGGCGACCTTCGACGTCGACCAGCTCCTCGACTACCGCTCGCGCCGCCCCACCGCGACGTTCGAGGGCGACCACTGGGGCGAGTACGACGAGCCCGAGCTCGCCGTCGACCTGGTGAAGGACGCCTCCGGGGTGCCGTTCTTGCTGCTGCACGGCGTCGAGCCGGACGTGCAGTGGGAGCGGTTCGCCGCCGCGGTGCGCCAGATCGTCGAGCGGTTCGACGTGCCGCTGACCGTGGGCCTGCACGGCATCCCCATGGGCATCCCGCACACCCGGCCCCTGTCGGTGACGGCGCACGCCAACCGGCCCGAGCTGGTCGCGGACTACACGTCGTGGTTCGGCACGGTGCAGGTCCCCGCCTCCGCGGGCACGCTGCTGGAGATCCGGCTCGGCCAGTCCGGGCACGACGCCATGGGCTTCGCGGTGCACGTCCCGCACTACCTCGCGCAGTCGCCGTTCCCGCAGGCGTCGATCACGGGCCTGGAGCACGTGCAGCGCGCCGCCGGCCTCGAGCTCGATCTCGGGGCGCTGACCGAGGCCGCGTCCGAGACGATGCTGGAGGTCGAGCGCCAGGTCGAGGACCAGCCCGAGGTGCAGACCGTGGTGCACGCGCTCGAGCAGCAGTACGACGCGTTCGCCCGCAACATCGGGCGGCCGAGCCTGCTCGCGGAGACCGCGGAGCTGCCGACCGCCGACGAGCTGGGCGCGGAGTTCGAGCGGTTCCTCGCGCAGCAGGGCGACGAGAAGGGGCCGAACCCGGGGTACTGA
- a CDS encoding AAA family ATPase translates to MTGIEAQLAAEQEVVDGLYARLDELRAATRERLAEVRRVGPSGSPQNRSERDAFATLYEDRLARLEAVEDRLAFGRLDLSDGGRRYIGRIGLNDDEHASILTDWRAPAAQSFYRATSANPDGVVQRRHLVTRGRRVTGLEDEVIDLDVLADEEAAARLGALSGEGALLAALAARRTGRMGDIVATIQAEQDAIIRADLAGALVVQGGPGTGKTAVALHRAAYLLYAHRRVLERSGVLLLGPSRTFLRYIDQVLPSLGETGVVSTTVGELFPGIVATGTEDDVVAEIKGRPVWRKIVERAVRQRQRAPQQPTVVTIDGHRIVVKPSDVRGAINHARRGHRPHNQARVTFVRDMLGRLAEQYVSQLGWSVAPDERGEILEELRTTREIRIALNLAWMPLTPQGLISGLLSKPARLDAAAPELSAHERAALLRDADAPWTEADVPLLDEAAELLGEDDQAARAQAKHDAAQRAQELDYARQVLEQSGTGLVSAELLADRFAATGPALTTAERAAADRTWTYGHVVVDEAQELSPMAWRMVLRRVPTRSLTVVGDVAQTSTAAGTRDWAATFDRILAGGWRLAELTVNYRTPASVARAAERVGRAAGLPLTPTTSARDVDDALRTDLVDAAAVPDAVARHAAAALDAVRDASGAGRVAVIAAPEALPALARVLPEAGSTRAGSPDLDAPLTLMTPTQSKGLEFDAVVLVEPADVLKGGAGDLYVAMTRPTQALRVVHSRPLPAGWEQPDAG, encoded by the coding sequence GTGACCGGGATCGAGGCGCAGCTGGCGGCCGAGCAGGAGGTCGTCGACGGCCTGTACGCGCGGCTGGACGAGCTGCGGGCGGCCACCCGCGAGCGGCTGGCGGAGGTCCGCCGCGTCGGCCCGTCGGGCTCGCCGCAGAACCGCTCCGAGCGGGACGCGTTCGCGACGCTCTACGAGGACCGCCTCGCGCGCCTGGAGGCCGTCGAGGACCGGCTGGCGTTCGGCCGGCTGGACCTGTCCGACGGCGGCCGCCGGTACATCGGCCGCATCGGCCTGAACGACGACGAGCACGCGTCGATCCTCACGGACTGGCGCGCGCCCGCGGCGCAGTCGTTCTACCGGGCGACCTCGGCGAACCCCGACGGCGTCGTGCAGCGCCGGCACCTGGTGACCCGCGGCCGCCGCGTCACCGGCCTGGAGGACGAGGTCATCGACCTCGACGTGCTCGCCGACGAGGAGGCCGCGGCCCGGCTGGGCGCGCTGTCCGGCGAGGGCGCGCTGCTGGCGGCGCTGGCCGCGCGGCGCACCGGCCGGATGGGCGACATCGTCGCGACGATCCAGGCGGAGCAGGACGCGATCATCCGCGCCGACCTCGCGGGCGCGCTCGTCGTCCAGGGCGGCCCGGGCACCGGCAAGACGGCCGTGGCCCTGCACCGCGCCGCCTACCTGCTCTACGCGCACCGCCGCGTGCTGGAGCGCTCGGGCGTGCTGCTGCTCGGGCCCAGCCGGACCTTTCTGCGGTACATCGACCAGGTGCTCCCCTCCCTCGGTGAGACCGGCGTCGTGTCGACCACGGTCGGCGAGCTGTTCCCCGGGATCGTCGCGACGGGCACCGAGGACGACGTCGTCGCCGAGATCAAGGGCCGCCCGGTGTGGCGGAAGATCGTCGAGCGCGCCGTGCGGCAGCGGCAGCGCGCCCCGCAGCAGCCCACGGTGGTGACGATCGACGGCCACCGGATCGTCGTGAAGCCGTCCGACGTGCGGGGTGCGATCAACCACGCCCGCCGCGGGCACCGGCCGCACAACCAGGCGCGGGTGACGTTCGTGCGCGACATGCTGGGCCGGCTCGCGGAGCAGTACGTCAGCCAGCTCGGCTGGTCGGTCGCGCCGGACGAGCGCGGCGAGATCCTCGAGGAGCTGCGCACGACCCGGGAGATCCGGATCGCGCTCAACCTCGCGTGGATGCCGCTCACCCCGCAGGGCCTGATCTCGGGACTGCTGTCGAAGCCCGCCCGCCTGGACGCCGCGGCGCCGGAGCTGTCCGCGCACGAGCGCGCCGCCCTGCTCCGGGACGCCGACGCCCCGTGGACCGAGGCGGACGTCCCGCTGCTCGACGAGGCGGCGGAGCTGCTGGGCGAGGACGACCAGGCCGCTCGCGCGCAGGCGAAGCACGACGCCGCGCAGCGCGCCCAGGAGCTCGACTACGCCCGCCAGGTGCTGGAGCAGTCCGGCACCGGGCTCGTGTCGGCCGAGCTGCTCGCGGACCGGTTCGCCGCGACCGGCCCGGCGCTCACCACCGCGGAGCGCGCCGCCGCCGACCGCACCTGGACGTACGGGCACGTCGTGGTCGACGAGGCGCAGGAGCTCTCCCCCATGGCGTGGCGGATGGTGCTCCGCCGGGTGCCGACCCGGTCGCTCACCGTCGTCGGCGACGTCGCGCAGACGTCGACCGCCGCGGGCACCCGGGACTGGGCGGCGACGTTCGACCGCATCCTCGCGGGCGGCTGGCGGCTCGCCGAGCTCACCGTCAACTACCGGACGCCTGCCTCGGTGGCCCGCGCCGCCGAGCGCGTCGGCCGCGCGGCCGGGCTGCCGCTCACGCCGACGACCTCGGCCCGCGACGTCGACGACGCGCTGCGCACCGACCTGGTCGACGCGGCCGCGGTCCCCGACGCGGTCGCCCGGCACGCCGCGGCCGCGCTCGACGCGGTCCGCGACGCCAGCGGCGCCGGGCGGGTGGCGGTCATCGCGGCGCCCGAGGCGCTGCCCGCGCTGGCGCGGGTGCTGCCGGAGGCGGGGTCCACGCGCGCCGGGTCGCCCGACCTGGACGCCCCGCTGACGCTGATGACCCCGACGCAGAGCAAGGGCCTGGAGTTCGACGCGGTCGTCCTGGTCGAGCCGGCGGACGTGCTCAAGGGCGGGGCGGGCGACCTGTACGTCGCGATGACCCGGCCGACGCAGGCGCTGCGGGTCGTGCACAGCCGGCCGCTGCCCGCGGGCTGGGAGCAGCCGGACGCGGGCTGA
- the serA gene encoding phosphoglycerate dehydrogenase, with the protein MLRALLLENLHPQARTIMEAAGYEVVTRSGALDESELIEALQGVHLLGIRSKTNVTEAVLDAAPDLVAVGAYCIGTNQIDLHAAASRGVAVFNAPFSNTRSVVEIALADIIALTRRLTVLDKSMHEGVWNKSADGSHEVRGRTLGIVGYGNIGTQLSVLAENLGMSVVFYDTAEKLALGNARRAETLDELLDVADIVTLHVDGRSGNAGLFGAKQFARMREGAIFLNLSRGFVVDYAALRDAVLAGHVAGAAVDVFPVEPKRKGDPFESELRGLPNVILTPHTGGSTEEAQEAIGQFVSNKLRDFMHTGTTMLSVNLPNLTLEARPGVHRLTYLHRNVPGVLAAVNNTLAEHGANIEGQLLATRGEVGYVVTDAVAVEPAVVAALRARPETIRLRVVD; encoded by the coding sequence GTGCTACGCGCCCTGCTCCTCGAGAACCTGCACCCTCAGGCCCGCACCATCATGGAAGCGGCCGGCTACGAGGTCGTCACGCGCTCCGGCGCGCTCGACGAGTCCGAGCTGATCGAGGCGCTGCAGGGCGTGCACCTGCTGGGCATCCGGTCCAAGACCAACGTCACCGAGGCCGTGCTCGACGCCGCGCCCGACCTGGTCGCGGTCGGCGCCTACTGCATCGGCACCAACCAGATCGACCTGCACGCGGCGGCCTCCCGCGGCGTCGCGGTGTTCAACGCCCCGTTCTCGAACACCCGCTCGGTGGTCGAGATCGCGCTGGCCGACATCATCGCGCTGACCCGCCGGCTCACGGTGCTCGACAAGTCGATGCACGAAGGCGTCTGGAACAAGTCGGCCGACGGCTCGCACGAGGTCCGCGGCCGCACGCTCGGCATCGTCGGCTACGGCAACATCGGCACCCAGCTGTCGGTGCTCGCGGAGAACCTCGGGATGTCGGTCGTCTTCTACGACACCGCCGAGAAGCTCGCGCTGGGCAACGCGCGCCGCGCCGAGACGCTCGACGAGCTGCTGGACGTCGCGGACATCGTCACGCTGCACGTCGACGGCCGCAGCGGCAACGCCGGCCTGTTCGGCGCCAAGCAGTTCGCGCGGATGCGCGAGGGCGCGATCTTCCTCAACCTGTCGAGGGGCTTCGTCGTCGACTACGCCGCGCTGCGCGACGCGGTGCTCGCCGGGCACGTGGCCGGCGCGGCCGTCGACGTGTTCCCCGTCGAGCCGAAGCGCAAGGGCGACCCGTTCGAGTCGGAGCTGCGCGGCCTGCCGAACGTCATCCTCACCCCGCACACCGGCGGGTCGACCGAGGAGGCGCAGGAGGCGATCGGCCAGTTCGTGTCGAACAAGCTCCGCGACTTCATGCACACCGGCACGACGATGCTCAGCGTCAACCTGCCGAACCTCACGCTGGAGGCCCGCCCGGGCGTGCACCGGCTCACCTACCTGCACCGCAACGTCCCCGGCGTGCTCGCCGCGGTCAACAACACGCTGGCGGAGCACGGCGCGAACATCGAGGGCCAGCTCCTCGCCACCCGCGGCGAGGTCGGCTACGTGGTGACCGACGCCGTCGCGGTGGAGCCCGCGGTGGTCGCGGCGCTGCGCGCCCGCCCGGAGACGATCCGGCTGCGCGTCGTCGACTGA